The genomic DNA CAGGGCGAACAGGGCCCAGCGGGGCAGGGCCAGGGTGGCGGAGGCGGGCAGGCGGACAGGCTTCATAACTCAGGAGGGCGTACCGATGGAAACAGGAGTATCGGGGATAACAATAAAAAAAGGCAGCCGCAGCTGCCTTTTTTTCGCGACCAGGAGGATTAACCTGCTGCGACGGCGGTCTTCGAACCGACCTTGCCGAACTTCTGGCGGAATTTTTCCACGCGGCCGGCGGTGTCGACGATCTTGTGCTGGCCCGTGAAGAACGGGTGCGATTCCGACGAAACCTCGATCTTCACCAGTGGGTATTCTTTACCTTCGTGGGTGATCTTTTCGCGGGTCTGGATCGTGGAACGGGTGACGAACTTGAAGTCGCACGACAGGTCGTGGAAGACAACTTCGCGGTATTCTGGATGGGTATCGGCTTTCATGTGCTTCTCTCAAAAGATTGGTAGCCAAACAGCACTTCGTCGGTCGTACGGCTTCTTGACCCGATTGCCGCTCACTTGCCATGGTTAAAAACAGCCGGGGATTATACCGCAAAAAAAACCAAAAGGGGACAGGCACCTGTCTTGGGGAATTAATTCCCCAAGACAGGTGCCTGTCCCCGGCGGCGCGTGCGTTGCGATAAAAACCGGGGTCAGTCCCCTTCGGGGACAGACCCCAAGCCTTTAGCCACCCCGGCGGTGGAGCAGGGGTTTCGTGGGGCCCAGCCCCACGCCTGCGCAACGGATCGGCCTTGCAAGGCCGATCTCCTTGGCGCCTGTGGCTTTAGCCACCCCGGCGGTGGAGCAGGGGTTTCGTGGGGCCCAGCCCCACGCCTGCGCAACGGATCGGCCTTGCAAGGCCGATCTCCTTGGCGCCTGTGGCTTTAGCCACCCCGGCGCATCATGTCGAAGAACTCGGTATTGGTCTTCGTTGCGCGCATCTTGTCGAGGATGAACTCCATCGCCTCGATCTCGTCCATCGAGTACAGGAGCTTGCGCAGGATCCAGATCTTCTGCAGCTGGTCCGGCTTGATCAAGAGTTCCTCGCGGCGGGTGCCCGACTTGTTCAGGTTGATGGCCGGGTAGACGCGCTTCTCGGCCAGGCGGCGCTCCAGGTGCACCTCCATATTGCCGGTACCCTTGAATTCCTCGTAGATCACGTCGTCCATGCGCGAGCCGGTTTCGATCAGCGCGGTCGCGACGATCGTCAGCGAGCCGCCTTCCTCGACGTTACGGGCCGCACCGAAGAAGCGCTTCGGACGCTGCAGCGCGTTGGCGTCCACACCACCCGTCAGCACCTTGCCGGAGGCCGGGATGACGGTGTTGTAGGCGCGCGCCAGGCGGGTGATCGAGTCCAGCAGGATCACCACGTCCTTCTTCATCTCGACCAGGCGCTTGGCTTTTTCCATCACCATCTCGGCGACCTGCACGTGGCGCGTGGCCGGTTCGTCGAAGGTCGACGCCACCACTTCGCCGCGCACCGAGCGCTGCATCTCCGTCACCTCTTCCGGACGTTCGTCGATCAGCAGCACGATCAGCGTGACGTCGGGGTGGTTGGCGGTGATCGCGTGGGCGATGTGCTGCAGCATCACGGATTTACCGGACTTGGGCGAGGCCACCAGCAGGCCGCGCTGGCCCTTGCCGATCGGGGCGATCAGGTCGATGATGCGGCCGGTGATGTTTTCCGCGCCGTTCATCTCGCGCTCCAGGCGCAGCGGCTCGTTCGGGTGCAGCGGCGTCAGGTTCTCAAACAGGATGCGGTGCTTCGAGGCTTCCGGCGATTCGCCGTTGACCTTGTCTACCTTGACCAGTGCGAAATAGCGCTCGCCGTCCTTCGGCGTACGTACCTCACCCTCGATCGAATCGCCGGTGTGCAGGTTGAAGCGGCGGATCTGGGATGGGGAGATATAGATGTCGTCCGTGGACGCCATGTAGCTGGCGTCAGGGGAGCGCAGGAAGCCGAAGCCGTCCGGCAGCACTTCGAGGGCGCCGTCGCCGAAGATCTGCTCGCCCGCTTTGGCGCGCTTCTTCAGGATGGCGAACATCAGTTCCTGCTTGCGCAAGCGCGCAGCGTTGTCGATATCCAGACCGATGGCCATTTCCAGCAATGCCGAAACGTGCAAGGCCTTTAATTCAGATAGATGCATAGGTGTTTGAGTGTCCCGTGACGGGAAAGTAAGGTAGGGGAGGGAACTGCGTGGACTAAATTATCAAAAGGGACGGGCTGGAGCCTCGATCCCTGCCAGGCAGGCAGTGCTGCGGGCGCAGCACTGCCTATATTACTCAAATATTGCTGTCGATGAAAGAGGTCAGTTGGCCTTTTGCCATCGCGCCCACTTTCTGGGCAGCCGGGACGCCGTTCTTGAACAGGATCAGGGTCGGGATGCCACGGATGCCGAACTTGCCCGGCACGGTCTGGTTGGCGTCCACGTCCAGCTTGGCGATCGTCAGCTTGCCGTCGTATTCCTTGGCGACTTCTTCCAGGATCGGTGCAATGCTCTTGCACGGACCGCACCATTCGGCCCAGAAATCGACCAGCACGGGGCGGTCGGATTTCAGCACGTCCGCCTCGAACGATGCGTCGGTAATGTGTTTGATGTTTTCGCTCATGTTTTTGCCTCGTCAGGAGGAAGGATTAAGGTTGCCTGGCAATGCGACGGGGAAGCTTTGTGCCCCACGTCATCGCCGGGATAGAAGGCAGATGGAGGCGGCACACGCTAATTCAATGCACGTTGCAAGTGGGAATCAGGCGGGAATGGATCAAATAATAACCTATTTTACGCCACCGTGCGCCGGCGGGCGGGGACGTGCCTGGCGCTGCTGCCAGGCCTGCGCCAGCAGGTCCGCCAGGGCCGTGCGCGGTACCGGTTTGCTGCAGGCGCCGAGGATCGTCAGGCCCTGTGCCATCGCCAGCGTCTCGGCCGCGCGCAGGATGCCGCTGTCCATGCCGGACAGCAGCACCACGCTGCCGTCGAAGCGCGCCTCGGCCGCCGCGCGCAGGTATTCGATGCCATCCATGTCCGGCATCGACAGGTCGCAGATCAGGAGGTCCGGGCCGAATTCGGGCAGCGCCGCCAGCGCGCGGCGCGCGTCGCTTTCGGCGCGCACGTTGTCGTAGCCCAGCCCATGCAGCATCTCCGTCAGCAATTCCAGCATGAACGTATCGTCGTCGAGCAGCAGTATCCTTAGCGCGGTAGTCATGTCAGTTGTCGTCGGCAAAAGTGGTGTTGTTCATGATGTGTTCCGTGATCTGCGCCAGCAATGGCCACAGCCGCGCGACCAGTTCGCGCGCCGCGCGCGCCTCGCTGGCCGGGTCGCCCGCCGGCAGCTTTTCCAGCTGGTGGCACAGCTCGCCCAGTCCGTACGCCCCACGGTGCGGGCCGACGCCTTCAGGCGGTGGCCCAGGTCGCGCACGGTCTGGATGTCGCCCGCTGCCAGGGCGCGCTCCATTTCCGAGAAGCCCGCCTCGCTCGTCTGCAGGAACTTGAACGCGAACTTGCGGATCTTGTCCGGGTGGTAGCCCAGCACCTGCGCCAGCACCGACAGGTCGATCACGGCCGGATCGCCCGCCAGCGTGGCGCGGCCGGCCCGCCGCACGGGCCGCGCCGGCCGTTGCGCCGCCGCACCGGGCGGGCGTGGCGGCAGCCAGCGCGCCACGCTCTGCACCATCGTGGCCGGCTGGATCGGCTTCGAGATGAAGTCGTCCATGCCGGCCGCCAGGCAGCGCTCGCGGTCCTCGTTGGTGGCGGTGGCCGTCATCGCCAGCACGTGCAGGCCCGCCAGGCGCGGATCGGCGCGGATGCGGCGCGTGGCCTCCAGCCCGTCCATCAGCGGCATCTGCACGTCCATCAGCACGCAATCGAAGCCGGTCTGGCGCAGCAGCTCGAGCGCCTCGGCGCCGTTGTTGGCGACGCATACGGCGGCACCGGCTTCCTCCAGCATCTCCTGCGCGATCTGCTGGTTGAACGTATTATCTTCCACCAGCAGGATGCGGGCGTCCTTCAATGCCGCAATCGTGCCTGGCAGGGCCGGCGCATCGGCGTCCTGGCGCGCGACGGGGCCGCTGGCCGTGCCGACGCCCAGGCGTGCCGTGAACCAGAACGTGCTGCCGGCGCCGGGACTGCTGCGCACGCCCACCTCGCCGCCCATCAGCTGCGCCAGCTGCTTGCAGATCGCCAGCCCCAGGCCGGTGCCGCCGTAGGCCCGGGTCGTCGAGGCGTCCGCCTGCTGGAACGACTGGAACAGCTTGCCCATCTCCGCTTCGGACAGGCCGATGCCTTCGTCGCTGACCTCGAAGCGCACCAGGCAGTGGCTTTCGTCGGCCGTCACGCTGCGCACGCTGACGCGGATGCTGCCCTGCTCGCTGAACTTGATGGCATTGGTGGTGTAGTTGATCAGCACCTGGTTCAGGCGCAGCGGATCGCCCACCAGCACGGGCGGCAGCGCCGGGTCGAGGTCGAACTCCAGCGCCAGCTCCTTGCCGGCCGCCTTCGGCGCCACCACCGTCGTCAGCGTGCGGATCACGTGCTCCATCGAGAACGGGACCTGTTCGATATCGAGCTTGCCGGCTTCGATCTTGGAGATGTCGAGGATGTCGTCGATGATGCGCAGCAGGTGTTCGCCGGCGAAGCGGATTTTTTCCAGGTAGTCGCGCTGGCGCGGGTCCAGGTCCGTTTTCAGCGCCAGGTAGGCCATGCCGATCACGCCGTTCATCGGCGTGCGGATCTCGTGGCTCATATTGGCCAGGAACTGGCCCTTGGCCATGCTGGCTTCCTCGGCCACCTGCTTGGCCTCTTCCAGCTGCTCGGTGCGCCGGGCCACGCGCTCTTCCAGGTGCTCGTTCAGTTCGCGCAGCGCCTGCTCGGCGTGCTTGCTGTCGGTGATGTCGATCGACATGCCGATCAGGTAGGCCGGCTTGCCCTGCTCGTCGTACACGGGTTTCTTGAAGGTGCGCAGGTGGCGGTGCTCCCGCAGGCGCGGATTCCACAGCGTTTCCTCGAAGTCGATCAGGTCGCCGTGCGCGAACGCTTCCGCGTCGCGCCGCTGGAACTCCGCCATTTCCTCCGGCGTGTGCAGGTGCGCATATTCGCCGTCCTGCAGCTCGCGCAGCGTGTAGCCGAACTGTGCCTCGCAGGCCGGATTCATCTCGATCATGCGGCCGTCCGCGCCTTTCAGGAACAGGCCGATCGGCATCATCTTGATGATTTCCTGCAGCCGCTGTTCGCCGTGGCGCACGGCGTCCTCGCTGCGCTTGCGGTCCGTGATGTCGGTCAGGCTGGCCACGGCCATCGTGGTGGCACCCAGCTCGTCGCGCATCGGTTCGGCGTTGACGGACAGCCAGCCCATCGTGCCGTCCTGCCGCGCCACGCCCATCACCACGTCGCGCACCGACTGGCCCGAGCGCAGCGCCTGCGCCACCGGATGCTCGTCGTCGCCGAACGGGCGGTCGTCCTCGTGCACGCCGGGCCACAGCCGCGCGCCGCTGGCCGCGGCGGGGCCCAGCATGCGCATTGCCGCCGCGTTACATTCGAGCAGCACGCCTTCGCCATTGAGCACGATCAGGCCGTTGGTGACGGCATTGAACACGGATGCCATGCGCTGGCTGGAATTGCGCAGCGCCACCTCGGCCAGGCGGCGGTCGGTGATGTCCGTGATCATGGCCAGCGTGCCGGCGTAGACGCCGTTGTCGGCATTGATCTGGGTGGTCGACAGCAGGCCCCACATCGACGAGTGGTCCTTGCGGTAGAAGCGCGCGTCGCCCTGTTCGGCCATGCCGGGCCGGCGCCGGCTGTTGTGCTGGCGCAGCAGCGCGCAGCTGTCCTCGTCCATGAACTCCTGCATCGTCCGGCCCAGCATTTCCTCCGGCTCGTAGCCCAGCATGCGCGCCATCGTCGGGTTGACGAAGGAGGTACGGTCATGCTCGTCCGTCATCCAGATCCCTTCGGCGGCCGTCTGCACGATCAGGCGGTAGCGTTCCGAGCTGGCGTGCAGCGCCTGCTCGGCGCGCTGGCGCTGCGTCATGTCGCGCACCGACACCACCGACAGGCCCTGGCCCTGCATCTTGATCGGCGCCAGATGGACCATCGCGGGAAAGTGGCTGCCATCGGCGCGCCGGGCCGTCAGCACGCGCCCCGGCAGGTTGGGGCGCGAAAACAGCTCGCGCGGCTGGCCGGGCGTGCTGCGCATGACCTCCGGCACCAGCAGCTCGAGCGACTGGCCGACCAGCGCTTCCGGCGCGTAGCCGAAGCAGGTGGCGGCGGCGTTGTTGGCCTGGCGGATGCGGCCGGTGCGGTCGGCCACCAGCATCGAACCGGGCATCGCCTCCAGCATCGCAGCCACCTGCTCGCGTTCTTCCTCGGCGCGGGTGCCGGCGTCGCCCATCGTGCCGCTGATGCGCAGCGGCTGGCCGGCCTGGTCGCGTTCGAGCACCATGCCGCGCACCAGCACCCATTTGTAGTGGCCATCGCGGCAGCGCATGCGGAATTCCCACGCGAAGTGGACCGGCTCCGCCTGTGGCGCTTCCAGCCCGGCCATCTCGTGCAGCAGGCGTGGACGGTCTTCCGGATGCACGTACGCCAGCCATTCATCGCGCGTGTCGGCCGCCAGTTCGCCGGGCGCATAGCCGAGGATCTCGCAGTAGCGCGGCGACAGGCGCAGCTGGGGCTTCTGCGGCTGCCAGTCCCACAGCCCTTCGCCGGCGCCGGCCAGCGCGAAGCCGGCAATGCGCTCGGCCTCGCCCGCGCGCGCCTGGGCCCCGCGCAGCTGCGCCACCATGCGGCGCTGGCGCCACAGCACGGCGCCGCCCAGCAACGCCGTCAGCGCGCCCGCCGCCGCCCATGGCCACGTCGGCCCCGGCTGCCGCGGCTCCTGGTACAGGAAGCCCTGCAGGGGAAACTGGGCCGGCATCATGCCCAGCGCCGCGTAGGCGTCGGCGATGGCCTGCCAGCGCACGGGATTGCTGTAGCCCAGTTCGATCAGCGGCTGCTCCAGCAGCGGCGCCGTCATGCGCGCCTCGTACATCAGGTGTTCGCGGCTGAGCCGGTCCGGATAGCGCGCCCGGATCAGGTCGACGATTTCCTCTGGATGGGCCATCGCATAGCGCCAGCCCTTCAGCGTGGCGGCGCGCATGGCGCGGGCGCGCTCGGGATGCTCGCGCAGCTCCGCTTCCGTCGTGTACAGGTTGTCGCCATAGAAATCGATGCCGGCCGCGCGCGGCGTCAGCACGTCGAAGTTGCCGCCGATCCGCTCCAGCCGGTACGCGATCGCCGTGCTGTAGGCGGACATCGCGTCCACCTTGCCCTCGAGCAGGTCCTCGATCCGGTAGCTGTGCGGTATCAGGATCAGGTCCTGCAGCCGCACGCCCTGGCGCAGCAGGTAGGCCTGCAGCTCCTCGTTACTTGGCGCCAGCATCACGCGACGGTGCGCCAGCGGCAGGCGCTTGCCGTCCGGCCCGCGCCGCACGATCAGGGCAGAGGCCGAGTGCTGGAAGATCGACGCCAGCACGACCACGGGCGCGCCGGCGGCCCGCCGCAGCAGCAGGCTGCTGTTGCCGGTGCCATACTGGGCGCGGCCGTCCAGCACGGCCTGTACGCCATCTTCGCCGGGATGCGCTTCCACCAGCTGGACGTCGAGCCCGGCGTCGCGGTAATAGCCCTTGTCCTGCGCTGCGTAATAGCCGGCGAACTGGAACTGATGGCGCCATTTCATCTGGACGATGACGGGATCGCCGGCCGCGCTGGCGACCGCCGTGGCCAGGGCGGCCAACGCGCCGACGAGCGCACGCCGCGCCGGGCGCGCGGGGCGGCGCTCGGACGGAGAGTGCAACGGCGTGCGGCGTTGAGGCAAGAACATTCCTTGCTGGACCTTCCTTTCAGTTCGGCAGCCGTACCGGGCTGCTGAAGTGCGGTCAACTATAGCATCGAAGCGGGCGCGGACCCGTTTCAGCCCGGGTCAGGCGTCCTTGCCGGTGCTGACGCTGCCGGTGAACTGATAGCGGTGGCCGGGATGCCACATGGTGACGATGGAGGCGACCTTGCCACTCGAACGGGTCTGGCGCCGCAGCACCAGGCAGGGCTGGCGCGCGTCCATCGCCAGCATCTCGGCGATGTCGCGCGGCGGCGCCAGCGCTTCCAGGCTGTAGCTGGCGCCCTGCAGCGGCGCGGCCGCCACCAGGTATTCGTTCGGGGTGATGCGGGTGAAGTCCTGCTCCATGTAGGCCGGCGCGCACTGCGGATTGACCCAGCGGTCCTCGACCTGGATCGGTACGCCGTTCTCGTAATGGACGATGATCGAGTGATACAGCGGCAGGCCGGCCGCCAGCTCGAACTGCTTGGCCAGCAGCTCGTTGGCGCGGCTGCGCTCC from Pseudoduganella armeniaca includes the following:
- a CDS encoding type B 50S ribosomal protein L31 produces the protein MKADTHPEYREVVFHDLSCDFKFVTRSTIQTREKITHEGKEYPLVKIEVSSESHPFFTGQHKIVDTAGRVEKFRQKFGKVGSKTAVAAG
- the rho gene encoding transcription termination factor Rho; translated protein: MHLSELKALHVSALLEMAIGLDIDNAARLRKQELMFAILKKRAKAGEQIFGDGALEVLPDGFGFLRSPDASYMASTDDIYISPSQIRRFNLHTGDSIEGEVRTPKDGERYFALVKVDKVNGESPEASKHRILFENLTPLHPNEPLRLEREMNGAENITGRIIDLIAPIGKGQRGLLVASPKSGKSVMLQHIAHAITANHPDVTLIVLLIDERPEEVTEMQRSVRGEVVASTFDEPATRHVQVAEMVMEKAKRLVEMKKDVVILLDSITRLARAYNTVIPASGKVLTGGVDANALQRPKRFFGAARNVEEGGSLTIVATALIETGSRMDDVIYEEFKGTGNMEVHLERRLAEKRVYPAINLNKSGTRREELLIKPDQLQKIWILRKLLYSMDEIEAMEFILDKMRATKTNTEFFDMMRRGG
- the trxA gene encoding thioredoxin TrxA; amino-acid sequence: MSENIKHITDASFEADVLKSDRPVLVDFWAEWCGPCKSIAPILEEVAKEYDGKLTIAKLDVDANQTVPGKFGIRGIPTLILFKNGVPAAQKVGAMAKGQLTSFIDSNI
- a CDS encoding response regulator, with the translated sequence MTTALRILLLDDDTFMLELLTEMLHGLGYDNVRAESDARRALAALPEFGPDLLICDLSMPDMDGIEYLRAAAEARFDGSVVLLSGMDSGILRAAETLAMAQGLTILGACSKPVPRTALADLLAQAWQQRQARPRPPAHGGVK
- a CDS encoding PAS domain S-box protein; this translates as MFLPQRRTPLHSPSERRPARPARRALVGALAALATAVASAAGDPVIVQMKWRHQFQFAGYYAAQDKGYYRDAGLDVQLVEAHPGEDGVQAVLDGRAQYGTGNSSLLLRRAAGAPVVVLASIFQHSASALIVRRGPDGKRLPLAHRRVMLAPSNEELQAYLLRQGVRLQDLILIPHSYRIEDLLEGKVDAMSAYSTAIAYRLERIGGNFDVLTPRAAGIDFYGDNLYTTEAELREHPERARAMRAATLKGWRYAMAHPEEIVDLIRARYPDRLSREHLMYEARMTAPLLEQPLIELGYSNPVRWQAIADAYAALGMMPAQFPLQGFLYQEPRQPGPTWPWAAAGALTALLGGAVLWRQRRMVAQLRGAQARAGEAERIAGFALAGAGEGLWDWQPQKPQLRLSPRYCEILGYAPGELAADTRDEWLAYVHPEDRPRLLHEMAGLEAPQAEPVHFAWEFRMRCRDGHYKWVLVRGMVLERDQAGQPLRISGTMGDAGTRAEEEREQVAAMLEAMPGSMLVADRTGRIRQANNAAATCFGYAPEALVGQSLELLVPEVMRSTPGQPRELFSRPNLPGRVLTARRADGSHFPAMVHLAPIKMQGQGLSVVSVRDMTQRQRAEQALHASSERYRLIVQTAAEGIWMTDEHDRTSFVNPTMARMLGYEPEEMLGRTMQEFMDEDSCALLRQHNSRRRPGMAEQGDARFYRKDHSSMWGLLSTTQINADNGVYAGTLAMITDITDRRLAEVALRNSSQRMASVFNAVTNGLIVLNGEGVLLECNAAAMRMLGPAAASGARLWPGVHEDDRPFGDDEHPVAQALRSGQSVRDVVMGVARQDGTMGWLSVNAEPMRDELGATTMAVASLTDITDRKRSEDAVRHGEQRLQEIIKMMPIGLFLKGADGRMIEMNPACEAQFGYTLRELQDGEYAHLHTPEEMAEFQRRDAEAFAHGDLIDFEETLWNPRLREHRHLRTFKKPVYDEQGKPAYLIGMSIDITDSKHAEQALRELNEHLEERVARRTEQLEEAKQVAEEASMAKGQFLANMSHEIRTPMNGVIGMAYLALKTDLDPRQRDYLEKIRFAGEHLLRIIDDILDISKIEAGKLDIEQVPFSMEHVIRTLTTVVAPKAAGKELALEFDLDPALPPVLVGDPLRLNQVLINYTTNAIKFSEQGSIRVSVRSVTADESHCLVRFEVSDEGIGLSEAEMGKLFQSFQQADASTTRAYGGTGLGLAICKQLAQLMGGEVGVRSSPGAGSTFWFTARLGVGTASGPVARQDADAPALPGTIAALKDARILLVEDNTFNQQIAQEMLEEAGAAVCVANNGAEALELLRQTGFDCVLMDVQMPLMDGLEATRRIRADPRLAGLHVLAMTATATNEDRERCLAAGMDDFISKPIQPATMVQSVARWLPPRPPGAAAQRPARPVRRAGRATLAGDPAVIDLSVLAQVLGYHPDKIRKFAFKFLQTSEAGFSEMERALAAGDIQTVRDLGHRLKASARTVGRTDWASCATSWKSCRRATRPARRARRANWSRGCGHCWRRSRNTS
- the hutC gene encoding histidine utilization repressor — translated: MDAQPAPEHQQDNTPIFQRIKDFLTAQIAAGHWKEGDVIPSEQALVKQFGVSRMTVNRAVRELTAEEVLTRRQGSGTFVAPQKYQATLLQIRSIADEVRARGHTHRSSLQLLERSRANELLAKQFELAAGLPLYHSIIVHYENGVPIQVEDRWVNPQCAPAYMEQDFTRITPNEYLVAAAPLQGASYSLEALAPPRDIAEMLAMDARQPCLVLRRQTRSSGKVASIVTMWHPGHRYQFTGSVSTGKDA